One Bubalus bubalis isolate 160015118507 breed Murrah chromosome 10, NDDB_SH_1, whole genome shotgun sequence genomic window carries:
- the LOC102396534 gene encoding glycerol-3-phosphate dehydrogenase 1-like protein, whose protein sequence is MTESPLKVCIVGSGNWGSAIAKIIGNNVMKLQKFASTVKMWVFEEMVNGRKLIDIINNDHENVKYLPGHKLPDNVIAVANLSEVVWDADLLVFVIPHQFINSICEEISGKVPKGALGISLIKGIDEGPQGLKLISDIIREKMDIDVSVLMGANTANEVAAEKFCETTIGSKVMEHGLLFKELLQTPNFRIKVVAEADAVELCGALKNIVAVGAGFCDGLHCGDNTKAAVIRLGLMEMIAFARIFCKGHVSKATFLESCGVADLITTCYAGRNRKVAEAFAATGKTVEELEKEMLNGQKLQGPQTSAEVYGILKPKGLLDKFPLFTAVYQICYEGRPVEEMLSCLQNHPENT, encoded by the coding sequence ATGACAGAATCACCCCTGAAAGTGTGCATCGTGGGCTCGGGGAACTGGGGTTCAGCTATTGCAAAAATAATTGGTAATAATGTTATGAAACTTCAGAAGTTTGCCTCCACGGTCAAGATGTGGGTCTTTGAAGAAATGGTTAATGGGAGAAAACTGATAGACATCATAAATAACGaccatgaaaatgtaaaatatctcccTGGACACAAGCTGCCAGACAATGTGATCGCAGTCGCCAACCTCAGTGAGGTTGTGTGGGATGCAGACCTGCTGGTGTTTGTGATCCCCCACCAGTTCATCAACAGCATCTGCGAGGAGATCTCTGGGAAAGTGCCCAAGGGCGCCCTGGGCATCAGCCTCATCAAGGGCATAGATGAGGGTCCGCAGGGGCTGAAGCTCATTTCCGACATCATCCGAGAGAAGATGGACATTGACGTCAGTGTGCTGATGGGCGCCAACACTGCCAATGAGGTGGCTGCCGAGAAGTTCTGTGAGACCACCATCGGTAGCAAGGTAATGGAGCACGGCCTCCTCTTCAAAGAACTTCTGCAGACTCCAAATTTTCGAATTAAGGTGGTTGCTGAGGCAGACGCTGTTGAACTTTGTGGCGCTCTGAAGAACATTGTGGCTGTGGGAGCCGGGTTCTGCGACGGCCTCCACTGCGGCGACAATACCAAAGCTGCCGTCATCCGCCTGGGGCTCATGGAGATGATCGCCTTCGCCAGGATCTTCTGCAAGGGCCACGTGTCCAAAGCCACCTTTCTGGAGAGCTGCGGCGTGGCCGACCTGATCACTACCTGCTACGCGGGCCGGAACCGCAAGGTAGCTGAGGCCTTTGCGGCGACCGGAAAGACCGTTGAagaactggagaaggagatgCTGAACGGGCAGAAGCTGCAAGGACCACAGACTTCCGCCGAGGTGTATGGCATCCTCAAACCGAAGGGACTGCTGGACAAGTTTCCATTGTTCACGGCGGTGTACCAGATCTGCTACGAAGGCAGGCCTGTAGAAGAAATGTTGTCTTGTCTCCAGAATCATCCTGAGAATACATAA